CTCAAGTTGGGACAGTTTGACTATTCGTTTGTGAGAGAACCTGAGATCAGAGCAACCCGCCCCTCTGGTAACGAACTCCTGAGTCGAGAGGGGCAGAGATGAATCCCGAACCCTGTACCGGCTGGCGGCCATACAACAACGCGCCGCCAGTTTTGATCATGTGATTTTCATGACAGCTAAACAGCGCTTCGGCGCGAACAAATGCACAACCCTGCAAGCCTGTGGAGATAGAAAAATGTCAGAGCTACAAAGTGCTAGCCATTCCAACTCAGGGGTCGATAAAACCCTGTTCCTGCATGCCATGTCGATTCTGCCAGGCCCGGTTTCGCTGGTAACGACAGGTGAAGGGGAAAACCGCATGGGCCTTACCGTCTCGGCGCTGTGCAGTCTCTCGGCTGAGCCGCCGTCGCTGATCGTGTGCGTGAATAAAAATGCCAGTGCCCATGATGACCTGCTGTCACGGGGCACGTTCGGCGTTAACGTACTCAAACCTGATCAAGCCGACTTCGCCACACTGTTCACACAGCGCGGCGTAGATCGCTTCGCCAGTTCCGAATGGATTCAACGCGTCACCGGCGCGCCCCTGCTGGGCAGCGCGCTAATCGCATTCGATTGCAGGCTGGAGCGCTCTATCGATGGTTTCTCCCACACCATTCTCATCGGCTCCATCGCCGATATCGTGGTAACGCCAGAGGCTCCATCGGAGTGCCTAGTCTGGCACCAACGCCGTTACCGCACCTGTGCAGAGATTGCCTGATCACCGCTTCACACTGTGAACCAACAAGTGACTGATTCGATAAAGCATCACGACTTGAGAGCAGCGCCTGACAACATGATTCGACCTTGGCCATAAGGTGCTGAGGAAACCAAAAAAACAGGATGAGGTAAAAACATGGTCTCCAATCGATATGCATTCATCAAAGCTGGCTGGCATGGCGATATCGTGAACCGGGCGTTGGAGGGGTTCTACGAAAACATCTGTCCGGATCAGATCGATGTATTCGAGGTGCCTGGCGCTTTTGAACTGCCCCTGATGGCTCAAGAGCTTGCATTGACCGGCCAGTACGCGGCAGTGGTCGCGGCAGCCCTGGTGGTAGATGGCGGTATATATCGACACGACTACGTCGCGCAGGCTGTTGTTGATGGTTTGATGCGCGTTGGCCTGGATACCCGCGTGCCGATTCTTTCCGTGTCGCTGACCCCGCATCACTTCCAGGAGACGAATCACCATCGCGCGATCTTCAGTGCGCATTTCCTGGAAAAAGGCCGTGAAGCCGCCAACGCAGCAATCAAAATAGGCATGACCCGGGCCACAGTGTTGGGTAAGCCGCAACGAAAGCTGCAATCGGCAGGCTGATCAAACGCAGCAAACTGCCGAGCGAGCGATCCGACTCGGTCCAAGGTCGCCGCTCTGCAGCAGAGACCGTCGCCGTAGCCATAGCCGTCACATTGCTCCGGACACAGCCAACCCAGCCTCATTCAACGCCAGCACGCCGATTGTCGCGGCGACGGCGAGGTCCTGGATGACCGGGATTTGGCGATCATCAACACGGCGAAACCCGCAGCGCCGCGGCCGATGTCCTGCATGATTCCTTCAACTTCTGGGCGCCGTGACTCAAGCCAATGGCAAATATCAGGAATGGGATGAGTATCGAATACGGATCGAGAGCAACCCCTAGGGTGGACAGTAACCCAACAGCCACCACGGCGATGATCGAGCACAACAGCACCACCAACGTGGTGTGCACGCAACGTGTTTACCAGAACAACACGATGCCGCACATCACCAGCGTCGCCGCGAAGAACGGCTG
This genomic interval from Pseudomonas alvandae contains the following:
- a CDS encoding flavin reductase family protein, translated to MTAKQRFGANKCTTLQACGDRKMSELQSASHSNSGVDKTLFLHAMSILPGPVSLVTTGEGENRMGLTVSALCSLSAEPPSLIVCVNKNASAHDDLLSRGTFGVNVLKPDQADFATLFTQRGVDRFASSEWIQRVTGAPLLGSALIAFDCRLERSIDGFSHTILIGSIADIVVTPEAPSECLVWHQRRYRTCAEIA
- a CDS encoding 6,7-dimethyl-8-ribityllumazine synthase; its protein translation is MVSNRYAFIKAGWHGDIVNRALEGFYENICPDQIDVFEVPGAFELPLMAQELALTGQYAAVVAAALVVDGGIYRHDYVAQAVVDGLMRVGLDTRVPILSVSLTPHHFQETNHHRAIFSAHFLEKGREAANAAIKIGMTRATVLGKPQRKLQSAG